The following proteins are encoded in a genomic region of Diadema setosum chromosome 18, eeDiaSeto1, whole genome shotgun sequence:
- the LOC140241421 gene encoding uncharacterized protein, with amino-acid sequence MSDRPLASLASTEDPYTLDIHVSMEEEEEGEEEEEGGDPDDDERRREAEDELAVIGDDSEEYPGSRIPTPPSSAGLHPTNTSNSPSSILSQLDSNTEYDALPPATPHSGHDEPVYYIGSGEAHGLPTAKHGDGLLHRLAIRAIHLYASDTDVDTNPSSSLDDSSSFGPEHTGREVRLLINDSEPLLRIIDYNSGAKLLSLNWNGVNKVFLTPACGEQIIVISVGSPISTSGTTQLQHDVDFVFFACASRRQRRSVLPWRQEEREKNRGRVTNQQQPSTARM; translated from the exons ATGAGCGATCGGCCCCTCGCAAGTTTAG CCTCCACGGAGGATCCGTACACACTGGATATTCACGTGAgcatggaggaggaggaggaaggcgaagaggaggaggaagggggagACCCGGATGATGACGAAAGGCGGAGGGAGGCTGAGGACGAGTTGGCGGTAATTGGAGACGACAGCGAGGAATACCCGGGGTCACGGATACCGACCCCGCCATCCTCGGCGGGACTCCACCCGACCAACACCAGCAACAGCCCAAGCAGCATTCTCTCCCAGCTGGATTCTAACACGGAATATGACGCGCTGCCACCCGCCACGCCTCACTCGGGCCACGACGAACCCGTCTACTACATCGGCAGCGGCGAAGCACACGGCTTGCCAACTGCCAAGCACGGCGACGGTCTGCTCCACCGCCTGGCTATCCGTGCGATTCACCTCTACGCCTCCGACACGGACGTCGATACGAACCCGTCGTCGTCGTTGGACGATAGCAGCAGCTTCGGCCCCGAGCACACGGGCCGAGAGGTCCGCCTCCTTATCAACGACAGCGAACCCTTGCTCAGGATTATAGATTACAACTCGGGTGCGAAGTTGCTCTCCTTAAACTGGAACGGCGTGAATAAAGTTTTCCTCACCCCGGCCTGTGGGGAGCAGATAATTGTGATTTCAGTCGGATCGCCAATTTCTACGAGTGGGACTACGCAGCTCCAACATGACGTAGATTTTGTCTTCTTTGCCTGCGCTTCCAGACGACAG AGGAGGTctgtgttgccatggcgacaGGAGGAAAGGGAGAAGAATAGAGGCAGAGTCACAAATCAGCAACAACCATCAACGGCGCGAATGTAG